The proteins below are encoded in one region of Amycolatopsis acidiphila:
- the hisF gene encoding imidazole glycerol phosphate synthase subunit HisF → MSVAVRVIPCLDVDAGRVVKGVNFADLRDAGDPVELARAYDAEGADELTFLDVTASSGNRETTFDVVRRTAEQVFIPLTVGGGVRTCGDVDRLLRAGADKVSINTAAIARPEFLHEVSRRFGAQCIVLSVDARRVPEGGEPTPSGFEVTTHGGRKGTGIDAVEWAARGEELGVGEILLNSMDADGTKNGFDLELIELTRKVVRVPVIASGGAGAVEHFVPAVRAGADAVLAASVFHFGQLKIGDVKETLRAGGVEIR, encoded by the coding sequence ATGTCCGTAGCCGTGAGGGTGATTCCCTGTCTGGACGTCGACGCAGGCCGAGTCGTGAAGGGCGTGAACTTCGCGGACCTGCGCGACGCCGGTGACCCGGTGGAGCTGGCGCGCGCGTACGACGCCGAGGGCGCCGACGAGCTGACCTTCCTCGACGTCACCGCGTCCAGCGGCAACCGCGAGACCACCTTCGACGTGGTGCGCCGGACCGCGGAGCAGGTCTTCATCCCGCTCACCGTCGGCGGCGGCGTGCGCACCTGCGGCGACGTGGACCGCCTGCTGCGTGCGGGCGCGGACAAGGTGAGCATCAACACGGCCGCCATCGCGCGGCCGGAGTTCCTGCACGAGGTGTCGCGCCGGTTCGGCGCCCAGTGCATCGTGCTCTCGGTCGACGCCCGCCGCGTGCCCGAGGGCGGCGAGCCGACCCCGTCCGGCTTCGAGGTGACCACCCACGGCGGCCGCAAGGGCACCGGGATCGACGCGGTCGAGTGGGCCGCGCGGGGTGAGGAGCTGGGCGTCGGCGAGATCCTGCTCAACTCGATGGACGCCGACGGCACGAAGAACGGCTTCGACCTCGAGCTCATCGAGCTGACCCGCAAGGTCGTCCGGGTGCCGGTGATCGCCAGCGGCGGGGCGGGCGCGGTCGAGCACTTCGTGCCCGCCGTGCGGGCCGGTGCGGACGCGGTGCTCGCCGCGAGTGTGTTCCACTTCGGACAGTTGAAGATCGGCGACGTGAAGGAAACCCTGCGCGCCGGCGGAGTGGAGATCCGGTGA
- a CDS encoding TetR/AcrR family transcriptional regulator — protein MARAGRRPGPTETREEILAAARRLFAEQGYDGATIRGIAAEAGVNAALLHHYFGTKQQLFVAAMNLPVNPAEELPRLLATPDEQTGERVVRLFLSVWGDARARAPFLALLRSIADNEQAATMIREFLTSAVLSRIAEDRSVPPLRAAAAAAQLVGLVMLRYVLEIPPLATATDDEIVALVAPAIQYYLSP, from the coding sequence ATGGCACGAGCGGGACGGCGGCCGGGGCCCACCGAGACGCGCGAGGAGATCCTCGCCGCAGCGCGGCGGCTGTTCGCCGAGCAGGGCTACGACGGCGCGACGATCCGCGGGATCGCCGCCGAGGCCGGGGTGAACGCGGCGCTGCTGCACCACTACTTCGGCACCAAGCAGCAGCTGTTCGTCGCGGCCATGAACCTGCCGGTGAACCCGGCAGAGGAGCTGCCCCGCCTGCTCGCGACCCCGGACGAGCAGACCGGCGAACGCGTTGTCCGGCTGTTCCTCAGCGTCTGGGGCGACGCGCGGGCACGGGCACCGTTCCTCGCGCTGCTGCGCTCGATCGCGGACAACGAGCAGGCGGCGACGATGATCCGGGAGTTCCTCACCAGTGCGGTGCTCAGCCGGATCGCCGAAGACCGGAGCGTGCCGCCGCTTCGTGCCGCGGCCGCCGCGGCACAGCTGGTCGGCCTCGTGATGCTGCGGTACGTACTGGAGATCCCGCCGCTGGCCACGGCGACCGACGACGAGATCGTCGCACTGGTCGCCCCCGCGATCCAGTACTACCTCTCTCCGTAG
- a CDS encoding DMT family transporter — protein sequence MWWGWVFAVAAAMAYGVASVLQSVAARAVDGGAGGIDPRLLVRVFRQWRYVLGTALDVVGFLAQLVALRVLPLFAVQAALAASLAVTAVAAIAIGARLHAREWAAVVLVCAGLALLGASAQGEGSAPVGFGFHLALLLATAVVGVVGALAGRAPERVRSPALGLVAGLEFALVALAGRIISTHSLGALLSDPATYAVAIAGVLGMLFYASALQRGSVTTATALMVVGETVLPSVVGVLALGDTTRPGFAVVAIAGFALAVAAALALARFGEVS from the coding sequence ATGTGGTGGGGATGGGTGTTCGCCGTGGCCGCGGCCATGGCGTACGGGGTGGCGTCGGTGCTGCAGTCGGTCGCCGCGCGGGCGGTCGACGGGGGTGCGGGCGGGATCGACCCGCGGCTGCTCGTGCGCGTGTTCCGGCAGTGGCGCTACGTGCTCGGCACTGCCCTCGACGTGGTCGGGTTCCTCGCGCAGCTGGTCGCGTTGCGGGTGCTCCCGCTGTTCGCCGTACAGGCGGCACTGGCGGCGAGCCTCGCGGTGACGGCCGTCGCGGCGATCGCCATCGGCGCGCGGTTGCACGCGCGCGAGTGGGCCGCGGTGGTGCTCGTGTGCGCCGGGCTCGCGCTGCTCGGAGCGTCCGCGCAGGGCGAGGGGTCCGCTCCGGTCGGCTTCGGCTTCCACCTCGCGCTGCTGCTCGCGACGGCCGTGGTGGGCGTGGTCGGCGCGCTGGCCGGACGGGCGCCGGAGCGGGTGCGCAGTCCCGCGCTGGGCCTGGTCGCGGGACTGGAGTTCGCGCTGGTCGCGCTGGCCGGACGGATCATTTCGACGCACAGCCTGGGCGCGCTCCTGAGCGACCCCGCGACGTACGCGGTCGCGATCGCCGGAGTGCTCGGGATGCTCTTCTACGCCTCGGCGCTGCAGCGGGGCAGTGTGACGACGGCGACGGCGCTGATGGTGGTCGGCGAGACCGTGCTGCCGTCGGTGGTCGGGGTGCTCGCCCTCGGCGACACCACGCGCCCCGGGTTCGCCGTCGTCGCGATCGCCGGGTTCGCACTCGCCGTCGCGGCCGCGCTCGCGCTGGCGAGGTTCGGCGAAGTGTCTTGA